In Salinibacterium sp. ZJ70, one DNA window encodes the following:
- a CDS encoding septum formation family protein, producing the protein MTDRPDDELTPSDWLAAQFPKPAGDPPTTPTPTPTTPPSGVPGAGAPAAGAVPPPAAPPTFQSPLVNPFTTPQAQQYQQPLVSQPAPSQPAPSQPAAPQTPPVQVPPTIQQPVVQPPASPLAAASAPQPPSTEPQNAAPGGFAWGLAPGGSVPPAAATTPPPAAPASPDAGAPLPPPVGAPAFPFAAPDSPSANPISSTPPVASTPPSPAFAGPPAASVPPAASVPPAFGVPSVASVPPAASGPVAPSAMPAPTPPPLIEPPAAEAAPPTAWTPSFDLPAPAPATSSAPPQPPSWEQPTQAISFLPEPTQAMPSPTVVYPAVPDDGPSAAELLGAAPAPAEAAVDPAAAAPVDDSALDSLFGEQNFRDYESEPPVVVAERPPLADRVNPGHITKRQKVLLWVAGGVVAVLALAALFLLGTRLPALTAAEPTPTPTATETAPTPDPEPTALPVGPVEPGEYAWDELLGGECIDPYNDPWVEEFTVVDCAEPHRAQMVMRGTFAPSAEGVTDDPFPGADALQGQLSLLCSAPGVIDLAAAGQYPDVQFQGSYPPNEEQWAAGDRTYFCFVSRASGEPLVGSVAVPQAPPAA; encoded by the coding sequence ATGACCGATCGACCCGATGACGAGTTGACGCCGAGCGACTGGCTCGCCGCGCAGTTCCCGAAGCCCGCTGGCGACCCGCCGACGACTCCCACGCCGACCCCGACCACGCCGCCGTCTGGCGTACCCGGGGCGGGTGCCCCCGCCGCGGGTGCGGTCCCACCCCCCGCGGCGCCGCCCACCTTCCAGAGTCCGCTCGTGAACCCCTTCACGACCCCGCAGGCGCAGCAGTACCAGCAGCCGCTCGTGTCGCAGCCTGCGCCCTCCCAGCCCGCACCGTCGCAGCCTGCTGCACCGCAGACGCCTCCGGTGCAGGTGCCGCCCACGATCCAGCAGCCCGTGGTGCAGCCCCCTGCCTCGCCGCTGGCAGCCGCGTCCGCACCGCAGCCACCGTCGACCGAGCCGCAGAACGCCGCGCCCGGCGGGTTCGCGTGGGGGCTCGCGCCGGGCGGATCCGTGCCGCCCGCGGCTGCGACGACTCCGCCGCCCGCAGCTCCGGCTTCACCCGATGCGGGTGCGCCTCTTCCGCCTCCCGTCGGCGCCCCGGCCTTCCCTTTCGCCGCTCCCGACTCCCCGTCAGCGAACCCGATCTCGTCGACGCCGCCCGTGGCATCGACGCCGCCCTCACCGGCCTTCGCTGGCCCGCCCGCCGCGAGCGTGCCGCCCGCCGCGAGCGTGCCTCCTGCATTCGGCGTGCCTTCTGTCGCGAGCGTTCCTCCTGCGGCCTCGGGTCCGGTCGCTCCGTCGGCGATGCCCGCGCCCACGCCGCCGCCGCTCATCGAGCCGCCCGCAGCGGAAGCCGCCCCGCCCACAGCCTGGACGCCGAGCTTCGACCTGCCGGCACCCGCGCCGGCGACGTCGTCCGCGCCCCCGCAGCCGCCGTCGTGGGAGCAGCCGACGCAGGCGATCTCGTTCCTGCCCGAGCCGACGCAGGCGATGCCGTCGCCCACCGTCGTGTATCCCGCGGTGCCCGACGATGGCCCGAGTGCCGCCGAGCTGCTCGGCGCGGCACCCGCACCTGCCGAGGCAGCCGTCGACCCCGCCGCCGCCGCGCCCGTCGACGACTCGGCCCTCGACTCGCTCTTCGGTGAGCAGAACTTCCGTGACTACGAGAGCGAGCCTCCCGTCGTCGTCGCCGAGCGCCCGCCGCTCGCCGATCGCGTGAACCCCGGCCACATCACGAAGCGCCAGAAGGTGCTGCTGTGGGTCGCGGGTGGCGTCGTGGCCGTGCTCGCGCTCGCGGCCCTGTTCCTGCTCGGCACGCGTCTGCCCGCGCTCACTGCCGCGGAGCCGACGCCCACCCCCACGGCGACCGAGACGGCTCCCACACCTGACCCGGAGCCCACAGCGCTGCCCGTCGGGCCCGTCGAGCCGGGCGAATACGCGTGGGACGAGCTGCTCGGCGGCGAGTGCATCGATCCGTACAACGATCCGTGGGTCGAGGAGTTCACGGTCGTCGACTGCGCCGAGCCGCACCGCGCCCAGATGGTGATGCGCGGAACGTTCGCCCCCTCTGCGGAGGGCGTCACCGACGATCCGTTCCCGGGCGCTGACGCGCTGCAGGGTCAGCTCTCGCTGCTGTGCTCGGCACCGGGCGTGATCGACCTCGCGGCAGCCGGGCAGTACCCCGATGTGCAGTTCCAGGGCTCCTACCCGCCGAACGAGGAACAGTGGGCCGCGGGCGACCGCACCTACTTCTGCTTCGTGAGCCGCGCGTCCGGCGAGCCGCTCGTCGGCTCGGTCGCGGTGCCTCAGGCCCCGCCCGCCGCCTGA
- a CDS encoding helix-turn-helix transcriptional regulator, with product MDREQLAQFLRSRREALHPEDVGLPPGVRRRTPGLRREEVAQLAMMSTDYLHRLEQARGPQPSPQILTSLSRALRLDADAIDYLFRLAGHPAPERGAGSTQVPTSMLRILDRLADTPAQIMSDLGETLVQTPPAKALLGDADSLRDFDRITVYRWFTDPRSREIYPAEDRAGHGHVFVSELRAASARPGSQARAAHVVQSLLESSTEFADLWAAHEVTEKHPRTKRLVHPELGTMTLDCQTLVDTETGQRLLVFTAAPGSPDAEKLALLTVLGTQSFRTT from the coding sequence ATGGATCGCGAACAGCTTGCGCAGTTCCTCCGCTCGAGGCGCGAGGCGCTGCACCCCGAGGACGTGGGGCTCCCGCCCGGCGTGCGCCGACGGACGCCGGGCCTGCGGCGCGAAGAGGTCGCCCAGCTCGCGATGATGTCGACCGACTACCTGCACCGACTCGAGCAGGCGCGCGGCCCGCAGCCGTCGCCGCAGATCCTCACCTCGCTCTCGCGCGCGCTGCGACTCGACGCCGACGCGATCGACTACCTCTTCCGGCTCGCCGGGCATCCGGCGCCTGAGCGCGGTGCCGGCAGCACGCAGGTGCCAACCTCGATGCTGCGCATCCTCGATCGTCTCGCCGACACGCCCGCCCAGATCATGAGCGACCTGGGCGAGACGCTCGTGCAGACGCCCCCGGCGAAAGCGCTGCTCGGCGACGCCGACAGCCTGCGCGACTTCGACCGGATCACCGTGTACCGCTGGTTCACCGACCCGCGCTCGCGCGAGATCTACCCTGCAGAGGATCGCGCGGGGCACGGGCACGTGTTCGTCTCCGAGCTGCGGGCCGCGTCCGCTCGACCCGGCAGCCAGGCGCGCGCGGCGCACGTCGTGCAGTCGCTCCTCGAGTCGAGCACCGAGTTCGCCGATCTCTGGGCCGCGCACGAGGTGACCGAGAAGCATCCGCGAACGAAACGCCTCGTGCACCCCGAGCTCGGCACCATGACCCTCGACTGTCAGACGCTCGTCGACACCGAGACCGGTCAGCGCCTGCTCGTCTTCACCGCTGCGCCCGGGTCGCCGGATGCCGAGAAGCTCGCTCTGCTGACCGTGCTCGGCACGCAGAGCTTCCGCACCACCTGA
- a CDS encoding FAD-binding oxidoreductase: MSLPALQLDGEFVLPTDEAYETYRAIENMRLARNPIAIVRPASVADVQAALAYARENDLKIAVRSGGHSAAGWSSIEGGLLIDMRSMDSIDIDTETQTAWIGGGVLAGNMVAAASEVGLAPVSGVHTTVGLAGLLLGLGEGYLTARRGYGVDNVLELQVVTAAGEVINVSPTSHSELYWGIRGSGGNFGVVTAMKLQLHPMPQVAIGGTIAFAGDDRDAAADYTWNLLRGASIDSWPSVCFTLADGVPKVAITPGHVGDLEEGYAELERIRAIGDPVSDTTSELTYRQLLNGGGSVKENTLRPRALWAVYRFPFDGDIDAQKKLIAEQQMQLLNSPATYISMWRSAILDEPTYPSVAPRTPGISVFVRTMWDEEADDAENVAWFERTTAAFENSGLVDYSANTLNHVSQLTNQQLRELLGAENYDRLVELKRQYDPENVFSNNFNIAP; encoded by the coding sequence ATGTCCCTTCCTGCCCTCCAGCTCGACGGCGAGTTCGTTCTCCCCACGGACGAGGCCTACGAGACCTACCGCGCGATCGAGAACATGCGCCTCGCGCGCAACCCGATCGCCATCGTCCGCCCGGCGAGCGTTGCCGACGTGCAGGCTGCGCTCGCGTACGCCCGTGAGAACGACCTGAAGATCGCCGTGCGCTCGGGTGGCCACAGCGCCGCCGGCTGGTCGAGCATCGAGGGCGGACTCCTGATCGACATGCGCTCGATGGACAGCATCGACATCGACACCGAGACCCAGACCGCCTGGATCGGCGGCGGCGTGCTCGCCGGCAACATGGTCGCCGCGGCGAGCGAAGTGGGTCTCGCCCCCGTCAGCGGTGTGCACACGACCGTCGGTCTCGCCGGCCTGCTCCTCGGCCTCGGCGAGGGCTACCTCACGGCGCGCCGCGGATACGGCGTCGACAACGTCCTCGAGCTGCAGGTCGTCACGGCCGCGGGCGAGGTCATCAACGTCTCCCCGACGTCTCACTCGGAGCTCTACTGGGGCATCCGCGGCTCCGGCGGCAACTTCGGCGTCGTCACCGCCATGAAGCTGCAGCTGCACCCCATGCCCCAGGTGGCCATCGGCGGCACCATCGCCTTTGCCGGCGACGACCGCGACGCGGCCGCTGACTACACGTGGAACCTCCTGCGGGGCGCCTCGATCGACTCGTGGCCGAGCGTCTGCTTCACTCTCGCCGACGGCGTGCCGAAGGTCGCCATCACCCCCGGCCACGTGGGCGACCTCGAGGAGGGCTACGCCGAGCTCGAGCGCATCCGCGCCATCGGCGACCCCGTCTCCGACACGACCTCCGAGCTCACCTACCGCCAGCTCCTGAACGGCGGCGGCTCGGTCAAGGAGAACACGCTGCGTCCGCGCGCCCTGTGGGCCGTGTACCGCTTCCCGTTCGACGGCGACATCGACGCCCAGAAGAAGCTCATCGCGGAGCAGCAGATGCAGCTGCTCAACAGCCCCGCGACGTACATCTCGATGTGGCGCTCGGCGATCCTCGACGAGCCCACCTACCCGTCGGTCGCTCCGCGCACCCCCGGCATCTCCGTGTTCGTGCGCACGATGTGGGATGAGGAAGCCGACGACGCCGAGAATGTCGCATGGTTCGAGCGCACCACGGCTGCGTTCGAGAACAGCGGCCTCGTCGACTACTCGGCCAACACGCTCAACCACGTCAGCCAGCTGACGAACCAGCAGCTGCGCGAGCTGCTGGGCGCCGAGAACTACGACCGCCTCGTCGAGCTGAAGCGTCAGTACGACCCGGAGAACGTGTTCTCGAACAACTTCAACATCGCTCCGTAA
- a CDS encoding cobalamin-independent methionine synthase II family protein, with protein sequence MTGRIETTTAGSLPRTPELIAANRARTFADDGFTLQRTPEFDALVADAVGGLVAQQKAAGLTLVGDGEFGKAMSSAVDYGAWWSYSFQRVSGLSLTEENALTQAPVHSEPGHIRLTSFTDRRDRGAFPAVYADAETVPTGRVATPFPSATGPLRYIGLEAVAADIANLKAALAANDLETGFITSIAPGSAARVLNQHYATEKDYVWAWAEALREEYVAIIEAGLVLQIDDPSLAENWDQINPEPSIEDYRAFSRENLEALNWALRDLPQDQIRYHLCWGSWHGPHTTDLEFRHIIDLMLSVNAGAYSFEAANARHEHEWKLWRDVELPAGKKILPGVVGHSTNVVEHPELVADRIEAFASVVGPQNVIASTDCGLGGRVHPDIAWAKVASLTEGARIASERLFG encoded by the coding sequence ATGACAGGGCGCATCGAGACCACGACCGCCGGCAGCCTCCCCCGCACGCCCGAGCTGATCGCCGCGAACCGCGCGCGCACGTTCGCCGACGACGGGTTCACCCTGCAGCGCACCCCCGAGTTCGACGCACTCGTCGCCGACGCCGTGGGCGGGCTCGTAGCCCAGCAGAAGGCCGCCGGACTCACGCTCGTGGGCGACGGCGAGTTCGGCAAGGCGATGTCGAGCGCCGTCGACTACGGCGCCTGGTGGTCGTACTCGTTCCAGCGCGTCTCGGGCCTCTCCCTCACCGAGGAGAACGCCCTCACCCAGGCCCCCGTGCACTCGGAGCCCGGGCACATCCGCCTCACGTCGTTCACCGACCGCCGCGATCGCGGCGCGTTCCCCGCGGTGTATGCGGACGCCGAGACGGTTCCCACAGGACGCGTGGCGACGCCCTTCCCGAGCGCCACCGGGCCGCTGCGCTACATCGGCCTGGAGGCTGTCGCCGCCGACATCGCCAACCTCAAGGCCGCCCTCGCGGCGAACGACCTCGAGACCGGGTTCATCACGAGCATCGCCCCCGGATCCGCGGCGCGCGTGCTCAACCAGCACTACGCCACCGAGAAGGACTACGTGTGGGCGTGGGCCGAGGCGCTCCGCGAGGAGTACGTGGCGATCATCGAGGCGGGCCTCGTGCTGCAGATCGACGACCCCTCGCTCGCCGAGAACTGGGACCAGATCAACCCCGAGCCGTCGATCGAGGACTACCGCGCCTTCTCACGCGAGAACCTCGAGGCGCTCAACTGGGCGCTGCGCGACCTGCCGCAGGATCAGATCCGCTACCACCTGTGCTGGGGAAGCTGGCACGGTCCCCACACGACGGATCTCGAGTTCCGCCACATCATCGACCTCATGCTCTCCGTGAACGCGGGCGCGTACTCGTTCGAGGCGGCGAACGCCCGCCACGAGCACGAGTGGAAGCTGTGGCGCGACGTCGAGCTGCCCGCGGGCAAGAAGATCCTCCCCGGCGTCGTCGGTCACTCGACGAACGTCGTCGAGCATCCGGAGCTCGTCGCCGACCGCATCGAGGCGTTCGCCTCGGTCGTCGGGCCTCAGAACGTCATCGCCTCGACGGACTGCGGACTCGGCGGTCGCGTGCACCCCGACATCGCCTGGGCGAAGGTCGCCTCGCTCACCGAGGGGGCGCGGATCGCGTCGGAGCGTCTGTTCGGCTGA
- a CDS encoding exodeoxyribonuclease III, translating to MRIATWNINSIRTRYARAIDWMVREDIDVVAFQEIKCKPEQFPMQAFEDAGYEVVLHGLNQWNGVAIASRLPIEDVEIGFPDQPGFLKGHEGHDLPIEARAIGATIEGLRLWSLYVPNGRALDDPHYAYKLDWLATLTGNVHDWLTRNPDLPLALMGDFNIAPLDSDVGDPTFTPGVSTHISPPERSAFSAFEKAGLTDVVRPIVPEGYTYWDYKQLRFPRNEGLRIDFILGSRAFADLVVDASIHRDERKGDGPSDHVPVVVDLELDADDDDRPMIF from the coding sequence ATGCGCATCGCCACCTGGAACATCAACTCGATCCGCACCCGCTATGCCCGCGCCATCGACTGGATGGTGCGCGAGGACATCGATGTCGTCGCCTTCCAGGAGATCAAGTGCAAGCCCGAGCAGTTCCCGATGCAGGCGTTCGAGGACGCCGGCTACGAGGTGGTGCTGCACGGACTCAACCAGTGGAACGGCGTCGCGATCGCGTCGCGCCTGCCGATCGAGGATGTGGAGATCGGCTTCCCCGATCAGCCCGGGTTCCTGAAGGGCCATGAGGGCCACGACCTGCCCATCGAGGCGCGCGCCATCGGCGCGACGATCGAGGGCCTGCGCCTCTGGAGCCTGTATGTGCCGAACGGCCGCGCGCTCGACGATCCGCACTACGCGTACAAGCTCGACTGGCTCGCGACGCTCACCGGCAACGTGCACGACTGGCTCACCCGGAACCCCGACCTGCCACTCGCGCTCATGGGCGACTTCAACATCGCGCCACTGGATTCGGATGTCGGCGACCCGACGTTCACTCCCGGCGTCTCCACCCACATCTCGCCGCCGGAGCGCAGCGCGTTCAGCGCATTCGAGAAGGCCGGGCTCACGGATGTGGTGCGCCCGATCGTGCCCGAGGGCTACACCTACTGGGACTACAAGCAGCTGCGCTTCCCCCGCAATGAGGGGCTCCGCATCGACTTCATCCTCGGCTCGCGCGCGTTCGCGGATCTCGTGGTCGACGCATCCATCCACCGTGACGAGCGCAAGGGCGACGGCCCGAGCGACCACGTGCCGGTGGTCGTCGACCTCGAACTGGATGCGGACGACGACGACCGCCCGATGATCTTCTAG
- a CDS encoding AEC family transporter — MVGVLIGFAIIAVIIATGYVVGRFDLLGPDAHRVLSRLAFFVLSPALLFTVLAEADVAVLFSVQLPTASVAAIAAILAYLLIALAVWRRPVPDATIGALSSGYVNANNIGIPVAVYVLGDATASAPVILLQLVLLAPIALGVLDVTTSGRVSVGRILSQPIRNPLIIASLLGLLVAVSGIELPEPVLAPFELVGAAAVPVILISFGMSLHGRRVLDAKGHRRDVVVAVVLKLVFMPLVAWVMGAFVFQLDGHHLFVAVVLAALPTAQNVFTYAQRYRTAEVVARDAVLLTTLLSLPVLVIIAWLLAA; from the coding sequence GTGGTGGGCGTGCTGATCGGCTTCGCGATCATCGCCGTCATCATCGCGACCGGCTACGTCGTGGGGCGCTTCGATCTGCTCGGCCCTGACGCCCATCGCGTGCTGTCGCGGCTCGCGTTCTTCGTGCTCTCGCCGGCGCTGCTGTTCACAGTGCTCGCCGAAGCGGATGTCGCTGTGCTCTTCTCTGTGCAGCTGCCGACGGCGTCGGTCGCGGCCATCGCGGCGATCCTCGCGTATCTCCTGATCGCGCTCGCCGTGTGGCGGCGCCCGGTGCCGGATGCGACGATCGGCGCGCTCTCGTCCGGGTACGTCAATGCGAACAACATCGGCATCCCGGTGGCGGTGTACGTGCTCGGCGATGCCACGGCATCGGCTCCCGTCATCCTGCTGCAGCTCGTGCTGCTGGCGCCGATCGCGCTCGGGGTGCTCGACGTCACGACGTCGGGCCGTGTGTCGGTCGGCCGCATCCTGAGCCAGCCGATCCGCAATCCGCTCATCATCGCGTCGCTCCTGGGGCTGCTCGTCGCCGTCTCGGGCATCGAGCTGCCGGAGCCGGTGCTCGCGCCGTTCGAGCTCGTGGGCGCTGCGGCGGTGCCCGTGATCCTCATCTCGTTCGGGATGTCGCTGCATGGCCGTCGCGTCCTGGATGCGAAGGGGCATCGCCGCGATGTCGTCGTCGCCGTCGTGCTCAAGCTCGTCTTCATGCCGCTCGTGGCGTGGGTGATGGGCGCTTTCGTCTTCCAGCTCGACGGGCACCACCTGTTCGTCGCCGTCGTGCTCGCTGCGCTCCCGACGGCGCAGAACGTCTTCACCTACGCCCAGCGCTACCGCACGGCGGAGGTCGTGGCGCGTGATGCGGTGCTGCTCACGACGCTCCTCTCGCTGCCGGTGCTCGTCATCATCGCGTGGCTTCTCGCGGCCTGA
- the pyrE gene encoding orotate phosphoribosyltransferase — translation MTDARTQLIEYIKNDAVFHGDFTLTSGKKATYYIDLRKLSLDHRAAPLIGQVMTDLIAAIPDVAAVGGLTMGADPIASAVLHQAAARGLAYDAFVVRKEPKDHGRGRQVEGPDLAGKRVIVLEDTSTTGGSPLKAIEALEKVGAEVVAVAVVVDRATDAQARIEAAGYPYLAAIRLADLGLEPQ, via the coding sequence GTGACTGACGCCCGCACCCAGCTCATCGAGTACATCAAGAACGATGCCGTCTTCCACGGCGATTTCACGCTCACGAGCGGCAAGAAGGCCACCTACTACATCGACCTGCGCAAGCTGAGCCTCGACCACCGCGCGGCTCCCCTCATCGGCCAGGTCATGACCGACCTCATCGCCGCCATCCCGGATGTCGCGGCGGTCGGCGGTCTCACCATGGGTGCCGACCCGATCGCCTCCGCCGTGCTGCACCAGGCGGCCGCCCGCGGGCTCGCCTACGACGCCTTCGTGGTGCGCAAGGAGCCGAAGGATCACGGACGCGGACGCCAGGTCGAGGGACCGGACCTTGCCGGCAAGCGCGTCATCGTGCTCGAAGACACCTCGACGACCGGCGGCTCGCCGCTCAAGGCCATCGAGGCGCTCGAGAAGGTCGGCGCTGAGGTCGTGGCCGTCGCGGTCGTCGTCGACCGGGCCACCGATGCGCAGGCGCGCATCGAAGCCGCCGGCTACCCCTACCTGGCGGCGATCCGGCTCGCCGACCTGGGCCTCGAGCCGCAGTGA
- a CDS encoding HAD-IIA family hydrolase — MTTHHDGRAHVQSWLTDMDGVLVHENQPLPGAPELIQHWVDTDTPFLVLTNNSIFTPRDLAARLRASGLDVPEERIWTSALATADFCKSQIPGGTAFVMGEAGLTTAMHEAGFVMTETNPDFVVVGETRNYSFEAITKAIRFIIGGARFIATNPDATGPSAEGVLPATGAIAALITKATGKDPYIVGKPNPMMFRSAMNKIGAHSETTAMIGDRMDTDIVAGIEAGLHTVLVLTGISDQKEIERYPFRPDEILPGVHELLP, encoded by the coding sequence ATGACCACCCATCACGACGGCCGCGCGCACGTCCAGAGCTGGCTGACGGACATGGACGGCGTGCTCGTGCACGAGAACCAGCCGCTGCCGGGAGCGCCCGAGCTCATCCAGCACTGGGTCGACACCGACACCCCGTTCCTCGTGCTCACCAACAACTCGATCTTCACGCCGCGCGACCTCGCGGCGCGACTCCGCGCATCCGGGCTCGACGTGCCCGAGGAGCGCATCTGGACGAGTGCCCTGGCGACCGCCGATTTCTGCAAGAGCCAGATCCCCGGCGGCACCGCGTTCGTCATGGGTGAGGCGGGCCTCACGACAGCGATGCACGAGGCGGGCTTCGTGATGACGGAGACGAACCCCGACTTCGTCGTCGTCGGCGAGACGCGCAACTACTCGTTCGAGGCGATCACCAAGGCGATCCGCTTCATCATCGGCGGCGCGCGCTTCATCGCGACGAACCCCGACGCGACGGGCCCCTCGGCCGAGGGCGTCCTTCCCGCGACGGGTGCGATCGCCGCGCTCATCACGAAGGCGACCGGCAAGGATCCCTACATCGTGGGCAAGCCGAACCCGATGATGTTCCGCTCGGCGATGAACAAGATCGGCGCGCACTCGGAGACCACCGCGATGATCGGCGACCGCATGGACACCGACATCGTCGCCGGCATCGAGGCTGGCCTGCATACGGTCCTCGTGCTCACGGGCATCAGTGACCAGAAGGAGATCGAGCGCTACCCGTTCCGCCCCGACGAGATCCTCCCGGGCGTGCACGAGCTGCTTCCCTGA
- a CDS encoding SDR family oxidoreductase, with amino-acid sequence MRPGCRAAEGRAWGHDRIAPLLADGGGLTVNVIAPGATATDFAGGALLSNAQYRAMIEATVALGRVGEPDDIGAAVAAVLDPRMGWVTGQRIEVSGGQRL; translated from the coding sequence GTGCGGCCTGGTTGCCGCGCGGCGGAGGGTCGAGCCTGGGGCCATGACCGAATCGCGCCGCTGCTCGCCGACGGCGGCGGCCTCACCGTCAACGTCATCGCCCCCGGCGCCACCGCGACCGACTTCGCGGGCGGGGCGCTGCTCAGCAACGCGCAGTACCGCGCGATGATCGAGGCGACCGTGGCGCTCGGGCGCGTGGGCGAGCCCGACGACATCGGGGCGGCCGTCGCTGCCGTGCTCGACCCGCGGATGGGATGGGTCACCGGTCAGCGCATCGAAGTATCCGGAGGGCAGCGGCTGTAG
- a CDS encoding alpha/beta fold hydrolase — translation MPPTVRVPGATLAYDVAGPADAPAVLFVHAGVTTRAMWDPQFDDLSADHRVVRYDTRGYGESPGEAVPFSESDDLIRVLDAAEIERAVIVGASRGGRFALDAALAQPDRVTGLVLVGSRPSGYAPAESEWTELELELWDAVDVAVEADDFDAVVRLEVQLYDVGPTRDTDEVDAEFLQRAIELNVGAEHRGFNGSARPPARPAIERLAEVQVPVLVVVGEHDVSVVRTASQVLLDDIADVEELRYPDAAHLLTVEHPERFTGHLRDWLSRHPATTSPTRPAPANKHAL, via the coding sequence GTGCCCCCCACAGTGCGCGTGCCGGGCGCGACGCTCGCCTACGACGTCGCCGGTCCCGCGGATGCGCCCGCAGTGCTCTTCGTGCACGCGGGCGTGACCACCCGTGCCATGTGGGATCCGCAGTTCGACGACCTGTCCGCCGACCACCGCGTCGTGCGCTACGACACCCGCGGGTACGGCGAATCTCCCGGCGAGGCGGTCCCGTTCTCTGAGTCCGACGACCTCATCCGCGTCCTCGACGCCGCCGAGATCGAGCGCGCCGTCATCGTGGGTGCCTCGCGCGGCGGACGCTTCGCTCTCGATGCGGCCCTCGCGCAGCCGGACCGCGTGACGGGTCTCGTGCTCGTGGGTTCGCGTCCGAGCGGGTACGCGCCCGCCGAGTCGGAGTGGACGGAGCTGGAGCTCGAGCTCTGGGACGCCGTCGATGTGGCGGTCGAAGCCGACGACTTCGATGCGGTGGTGCGGCTCGAGGTGCAGCTCTACGACGTGGGGCCCACACGCGACACCGACGAGGTGGATGCGGAATTCCTGCAGCGGGCGATCGAGCTCAATGTGGGCGCCGAGCACCGCGGCTTCAACGGCTCGGCGCGGCCCCCCGCCCGGCCGGCGATCGAGCGCCTCGCCGAGGTGCAGGTGCCGGTGCTCGTCGTCGTCGGCGAACACGACGTGTCGGTCGTGCGCACGGCGTCGCAGGTGCTGCTCGACGACATCGCCGATGTCGAGGAGCTGCGGTATCCGGATGCCGCCCACCTGCTCACGGTCGAGCACCCGGAGCGCTTCACCGGGCACCTGCGCGACTGGCTCTCGCGCCACCCCGCTACGACGAGCCCGACGCGCCCCGCTCCCGCGAACAAGCACGCACTCTGA
- a CDS encoding cupin domain-containing protein, producing MFSPELVWAEPQPLAAERIISGSPVGRMALGVEHPSCTFGQWEGTPGHFTAIPSPRDEVVTILSGRGLLRGRDGSEFALEPGLTFVIPAGFDGEWEIHETIRKAFVFIAPQA from the coding sequence ATGTTTTCTCCTGAACTCGTCTGGGCTGAGCCCCAGCCCCTCGCCGCCGAGCGCATCATCTCCGGCAGCCCCGTCGGCCGCATGGCATTGGGTGTCGAACACCCGTCGTGCACCTTCGGGCAGTGGGAGGGGACGCCCGGCCACTTCACCGCGATTCCGTCGCCCCGCGACGAGGTCGTCACCATCCTCAGCGGTCGGGGCCTGCTGCGTGGGCGCGACGGCAGCGAGTTCGCACTCGAGCCGGGCCTCACCTTCGTGATCCCCGCCGGATTCGATGGCGAGTGGGAGATCCACGAGACCATCCGCAAGGCCTTCGTCTTCATCGCGCCTCAGGCCTGA